In a single window of the Antedon mediterranea chromosome 1, ecAntMedi1.1, whole genome shotgun sequence genome:
- the LOC140042943 gene encoding uncharacterized protein: MDGLRHHYNQPLALVFIACPAVLSLAFCPLVLFIRLPLINIFWGDSMPNINDAIACFLAPAGLVYAVSFGFTFQSVLEKQKVILDAVSLEIGFLDQILSLTAQLPRATLEEKRKVCRCVKDETISIMEQIQGIRGLSISDYKSHTSSGQIWKVHTLLKLLFYNFRLMDNTSLKDHIISNIMELNKWGSERQQALSFKVHPLQWSFLEIVGFFSFFGVMLIETQSPEMNLTMCILTVFSITLLCYVVADLDSPFSGYFHVDLSLLWDLVDKTKDIYEHAKKGIDILKMSYYDDTENEPKKKDLDILMFNKTTPLHPCYVPPSDTL, encoded by the exons ATGGATGGGTTGAGGCACCATTACAATCAACCACTTGCCCTCGTCTTCATTGCTTGCCCAGCAGTTCTCTCGCTGGCATTCTGTCCATTGGTCTTGTTTATACGATTAccactcataaacattttcTGGGGCGACTCAATGCCGAATATCAATGACGCAATTG CATGTTTCTTAGCACCGGCTGGTCTTGTTTATGC GGTATCCTTTGGGTTCACTTTCCAATCGGTTTTAGAAAAGCAGAAAGTGATTCTGGACGCAGTTTCTTTAGAGATTGGGTTTCTTGATCAGATTCTTTCGCTGACGGCACAGTTACCGAGGGCAACTCTTGAAGAAAAGCGAAAG GTATGCAGGTGTGTGAAAGACGAGACAATTTCCATAATGGAACAAATTCAGGGCATACGCGGACTTAGCATTTCAGACTACAAATCACATACATCTTCTGGACAAATTTGGAAGGTACATACTCTCTTAAAACTTTTATTCTATAACTTCAGATTGAT ggacaatacatctttaaag GATCATATAATATCAAACATAATGGAATTAAACAAATGGGGATCTGAGCGACAACAAGCACTGTCATTCAAGGTACACCCTCTACAATGGTCGTTTCTGGAAATTGTCGGTTTCTTCTCATTCTTTGGAGTCATGCTGATCGAG ACGCAGTCACCAGAAATGAACCTCACCATGTGTATTCTGACGGTATTCTCCATCACACTGCTCTGTTACGTCGTTGCTGATCTCGACTCGCCGTTCAGTGGATACTTTCAC GTTGATCTAAGTCTTCTTTGGGATCTTGTTGACAAGACCAAAGATATCTATGAGCATGCAAAGAAAGGCATCGACATTTTGAAGATGTCTTACTATGATGACACCGAAAACGAACCGAAGAAAAAGGATTTggatattttaatgtttaacaaAACAAC